The Nymphaea colorata isolate Beijing-Zhang1983 unplaced genomic scaffold, ASM883128v2 scaffold0261, whole genome shotgun sequence genome has a window encoding:
- the LOC116268406 gene encoding (-)-alpha-terpineol synthase, with the protein MAVGKMHEPQFSQYRMQLARVSYLMATVEDIFSEHQSVEELERFVQVVERWDLQAAEQLPQSLRVFYAAVYNTTNQISYTVLRRHGRDITSHMRRAWVSVCRAYLVEARWHRARQTPRLEEYLSNIRAAMTGPILLPAYFFLSQNIEEQAIQQLQNESNIINFSSMIVRLSADLQRSRVGFGRGNLPRSVQIYMNEARVAEEQARQHIRNLLRDAWRRLNRELLSAQQQQQQTAFSRSFMNVALNIARVSQCMYDYEDGVGVLEHESMDRIYSLIAEPIQTA; encoded by the exons ATGGCGGTGGGGAAGATGCATGAGCCACAGTTctcacagtacaggatgcaaCTCGCCAGGGTCTCGTACTTGATGGCCACCGTTGAGGACATCTTCAGCGAGcatcagtctgttgaggagctcgaacgctttgtgcaagttgttgagag gtgggatcttcaagcGGCAGAGCAGCTGCCTCAGTCACTGAGGGTCTTCTATGCGGCTGTCTACAACACAACCAACCAGATCAGCTACACTGTTCTTAGGAGGCATGGCCGTGATATCACTTCACACATGAGGAGAGCG TGGGTGAGTGTGTGCAGAGCttacttggttgaagcaaggtggCACCGTGCCCGACAgacaccaaggctagaggaATATTTGAGCAACATCCGGGCAGCCATGACCGGCCCTATTCTCCTCCctgcctacttcttcctctcccaaaacattgaggaacaagCAATCCAGCAGCTGCAGAATGagtccaacatcatcaacttctCATCGATGATAGTTCGTCTCTCGGCTGACCTCCAGAGATCCAGG GTTGGATTCGGGAGAGGGAACCTGCCTAGATCGGTCCAGATTTATATGAACGAGGCAAGGGTAGCGGAGGAGCAAGCACGGcagcacataaggaacttgctaagggatgcatggaggaggctgaacagggagctgctctctgctcagcagcagcagcaacagaccgccttctctcgttccttcatgaacgtggctctcaacattgcgagggtctcccagtgcatgtacgactatgaagatggcgtcggtgtcttggagcatgagtccatggaccgtatctactctctcattgccgagcccatccagactgcctaa